The Ictidomys tridecemlineatus isolate mIctTri1 chromosome 1, mIctTri1.hap1, whole genome shotgun sequence DNA window AAGGGCACTTATTTGCCTGATGAAGAAACACACCCAACTGGCAAGCTGTACCCTGGTGCCTAGATCACTTGCCCAGAGGTGATTTACCCTTTCAAAAATGCATTAACTCTGTCTCTATTTCTGCAAGGAGATGGCAATTGGAATTGACATATATACTGCTAATCTCAACTTGATAAAGTGTCAGGGCTCTCTTGggattctcatttaattttttagaagGTCTTGATGGGTCACAGATTGGAATTCAGGGATCACTTTAATGACACAAAGCAGAATGAAAGACCTGTGAAGCAAGCCTCGGGGCAGGCCATCACCtgtcaaaaacaaacaaggaaatgCTCAGAGTAGCCTATTATCTCCAAGGAAGTCCATCCCAGTGTCAGTTAGCTCTGCCACCCACACCTTGCAACCTGGGCTCCTTGGAAAGAGGCCTCGCCCTTGGGGTTCGCCTTCCTCCAGGCTTTCAGAACTTGATGTCCTCTGTGAGGTCACAGCAAACACCTCTGGAGGGAAGCAGGGCCATTTCTTAACCTGCTCCTGAGTTGAGGATCTGGCACTGAGAGTGTCCATGGTAGACATAGCAGCTAAGATATAAACTCTCTCCCTAGCCTCCAAGGAGAAAAACTAGAGTGGAGATGCCAGTTTCACAGGCTTAATGGGGCGTACAGAGTTAAGTAGAAAAGATCTTGATCAATGCAGTGACTTCAGGACAAGGACACACACTCGAGAGCATCACCTACTTCTCTGTTCCTTGCACAGACCCAATTCTAGCCACCAGGTGGGAGCCTGGACCTAGAAACTCCCCTGCTAGCAAATCCCAAATCTCCCAAGTAGGGAATTATAGCATCCAATGAATGAATTTACTTGTACCCCAGTGGGTTCCTCAAAAAAGCTGAGAACATCTATAACACCAGGGGACCCCTTTTCTCATATAATAACTCTAGTGCCAAAGCTGTAGCTTCAGAGTTTTAACCTTTTAAAAGCAAGAgattatcaaaaataataaaaatttgcaCATGAGCAACCATGTGGTTTTCCTCAGTTGTATGAAACTGAGCTCAAAAGTACTGATATTTGCTCTGGGTGGGTGGGGGCGACACTGAAAATAGTAATCCACCTCTTCTTCAAAACCCAGGAGACCCAAAAGGAACTTTTAGGCATTGTGGGAGAAAGAAGTACCGTCGTATTTCATCTCAGTCTGTCATTGACAGCCTTGAATCAACAGCCACTCTGATATGAGCAAACCTTGCCCCAAGCCCACAGTCAAGGGTGAAGTCACAGAAAGTAAATAACAATATGGGAACCAGTACAGAGAGTCCCCTTAAAACATCCTAACATACTTAGGACAGAACTGGACTCCTAGAATGTTAGTGCTAGAAGGAGTCTTAGAAATGTGGTGCTAATTTTATAGATATACAAATTAAGGCAGGAGAGGTTACAGGACCTATCAAGGATAGTCAGCCAGCCACAGCCAGGGAGGAGAACCCAAGAATCAGTTCACAGTTGATAGTACTATATGGTCTCAGCAGGAGAATAACAGGGAAAATGGGGGTAACTTGGTGGGTCCGGAAGGTAGACAGAGGTTTTTCTCACCTTCCTCTTAATCTTCTCTGTGCCCTCAGTCAAGTTCATTACTTAGTCTCCCAATGCTTTTGCTAAATAACAGTCATTGGGGAGAAATGATGTTAACAAGAATTCCTACAGGGGTCACCACAGCAGTGACATTGTGTATGTTTgcatgttttgtgtgtgtgtgtgtgtgcgcacatgtaCGTACACAACgtgtgagaaagaagaaaatatgtagaCCAGACTTGAGGGTAGCCCCGTGAAGCCTTAAATCAACAGCCACTCTAGCATGAGCAAGTGCCCGAATGACAGCCACTCACCTACAGTGACCTGGACAGGCTCCATGTTGTGGGTATGTCCCTCTTCGCTTTCAGAGGCATCCTGGCTCACACTCAAGTTGTTTCTCTTCTTGATGTGGGCAACCACAAAAAAACACAATCCCACAAGCACAATCAAAGGCCCCATGATCTGCAGAGAAAGGAACCCACAGATTGGAGGCTCCATGCTGGCAGTTTCTGTCTGGTTCAGTGATTCCGACACCCAGTCTGAGCTACATCCAGGAACCCAAATGCCCAGTATGCTGATGAGCATGCCACTTGTCAAGAACAGAAACCCAAAGATAAGGCACTGAGCAAACTGGCGGCTCTCTCCACAGATGAAGGCTTGGTTTGGGTCTGCCTGGTCGCCTCGTCGCCGCCCCTGCAGGAACTGAAGTCGTGCCCTGGAGCGGGCCAGGATCACAGTCCCAAGCCCAATCACAGCACATGAAGGCCCAGCGATCTTCAGTACCATGCTGCAGTCTGGGAGGGATTCATTTTGGCAGGCCTGGTACCCAAAGATGGAAAGCAAGACTCCCACACATAGCAGGACGGCGCCCaagacaaagaggaagaaaatgagctTGCTGACATGCCTGTCCTGCTGGTCCCCTTCTGGCTCAGCCGTTGCTGTTGAAGACATGGCCAGGAAAGGCCCCTTCCCTGAGGTGACGTGGGATGTGTTTCCTTCTCCTCGGTGCCTTCAGAGCTctgcaaacattaaaaaaatgcttaattaAAGTAGGTCCAGGTGTTACTAACCAACCCTGCTCTTCACTGGCCACCCCAGAAATCACAGGAGGTAGAACTTTCTACAACTGTCACACAGTGCCACATCGAGTTGGTTGATGAATCAGAATGGCATCCAGAAACTCATGAATGTGTGATTGTATGAAGATTGTCAAAAAAAGGAAATCCAATTACCATGCATCTGAGATAagagtatgttttttaaaaaaaataaaataagtgggtGTGGCTTTTCCTGTTCTGAGTCTTACAAATTCACTTCCCTCAAAGCAAAAAACAATGGGGAGCGAGGgaagaaccactgggattatttCTGATTTACAGAGGCCCCATATTTCATCATAGCTGCTCTGAGAATTTCCAAGTCAGTAAGTTTTTGTTTGGTAACTAACTTTCCATTTCCTGTTTCGAGCTTGGGCAGCTTTCCATTTCATGCTTTATTCTAAGACTGTATCTACAGAAGACCCAAGTCCAGCAGTTTTAAGAGAATGGAACGACTGTTCAGGAATACACTGGGGTTGAGAACTTTG harbors:
- the Tmem171 gene encoding transmembrane protein 171 isoform X2, which translates into the protein MSSTATAEPEGDQQDRHVSKLIFFLFVLGAVLLCVGVLLSIFGYQACQNESLPDCSMVLKIAGPSCAVIGLGTVILARSRARLQFLQGRRRGDQADPNQAFICGESRQFAQCLIFGFLFLTSGMLISILGIWVPGCSSDWVSESLNQTETASMEPPICGFLSLQIMGPLIVLVGLCFFVVAHIKKRNNLSVSQDASESEEGHTHNMEPVQVTVGDSVIIFPPPPPPYFPESSASAGTRSPGANSLLPTESPPSYYSLFNDGTPAPESRGQAPERPREFVYTISGPPARSDFSHTPHPSSEPPPRYEEKEHAPNTSLSPSSESSPP
- the Tmem171 gene encoding transmembrane protein 171 isoform X1; translated protein: MSSTATAEPEGDQQDRHVSKLIFFLFVLGAVLLCVGVLLSIFGYQACQNESLPDCSMVLKIAGPSCAVIGLGTVILARSRARLQFLQGRRRGDQADPNQAFICGESRQFAQCLIFGFLFLTSGMLISILGIWVPGCSSDWVSESLNQTETASMEPPICGFLSLQIMGPLIVLVGLCFFVVAHIKKRNNLSVSQDASESEEGHTHNMEPVQVTVGDSVIIFPPPPPPYFPESSASAGTRSPGANSLLPTESPPSYYSLFNDGRTPAPESRGQAPERPREFVYTISGPPARSDFSHTPHPSSEPPPRYEEKEHAPNTSLSPSSESSPP